One Candidatus Methanoperedens sp. genomic window, TGAAGGGCCAAAGGACGATTGTAACCCATTCGACGCGAGAATTATTCAGGGAAGTCAAAAAAATAATTCCGCAATTCAAAGACCTTGGGAGAGCTTCAATGGAACTTGACAAACACTACATTCCACCGCGTTATCCTGATGCTTTTCCATCAGGTTCACCTTTTGAATACTACACAAGAGAGGATGCAGACAAATGCATAAAATATGCAGAATCGATATTAGCAGAAGTGAGGAACTTCCTGGCAAAATAAAAAGTTTTGTTGGGAAACTCACTTCTTGTATCAATATCAAAAAGGTATATTTGTTCGGTTCAGTAGCTCGCAATGACTTTAATGAAGGAAGTGATATCGATCTTGCTATCATAGGAGATTTTAAGGAACGTTTTTTAGATCGTATAGATAAAATTCTTGAAATGACGGAGTTACCGATAGAACCGCTTTGCTATACGGAACAGGAATTTGAAGATATGAAAAGTAAGGATAATCCTTTCGTGAAAGAAATTTTGAGGGGTAAATTACTCTTCAATTCCGATGAAAAAAGTTGCAAAGTTTGAGGAAAGGAATTATGCCAGAAAACAACAA contains:
- a CDS encoding HEPN domain-containing protein → MSNLEEAIRWLKQGERDLGAAMVLMEKEFYESACFHAQQASEKALKSLLLMKGQRTIVTHSTRELFREVKKIIPQFKDLGRASMELDKHYIPPRYPDAFPSGSPFEYYTREDADKCIKYAESILAEVRNFLAK
- a CDS encoding nucleotidyltransferase domain-containing protein translates to MHKICRIDISRSEELPGKIKSFVGKLTSCINIKKVYLFGSVARNDFNEGSDIDLAIIGDFKERFLDRIDKILEMTELPIEPLCYTEQEFEDMKSKDNPFVKEILRGKLLFNSDEKSCKV